From the Conexivisphaerales archaeon genome, the window ATGTGGTGAATCGTTCACTGATATGTGCATCACACCTAGGCCTGTCGCTACTCTGGCAGCTTCAGGAGAAGAAAAGGAGAGTGCCAGGTCTGGTTTTTTATCCCTGACCAGAGGGAGAAGCTCAAGACTCCTTCGAAGACTTGCTTCCAGCTTTTCCTTTAAGTCCTTACCTCCATGTCTGCCTACAACATCTACATGCATGTTCAGCCTCTTCACCACATAATTCGTATCATGATAATCTCTAGTAGTGAACCAGACTTCGTGCCCGCTCTCTTTGAGTCTCTCTGAAACGAAGTGAAAGAAGATCAGCTGCTTCGGTGTCAGAGCGTCGATCCATATTCTCAATGCGCAATACCCTTGCTCATCAGCATATTTAGCCCTGACATAAGTTGCTTATCTCATCGTTACTGACACAAAGCAGACTAAAAACCAATGAAAATAAATATCAACCTCCCTAACCGGTTTTATATTGATTATTGGTGAGGAACAGCCATGGCAAAGTTATATCTTGTCGAGAAGGGAAACAAGATTCCTGAGAGTATTCTTGATATCGCAAAGAGAGAGGGAATAACAACAGCTAGGGTAGAGTGCATAGGGGCTGTCAGCGAAGTTGAACTCGCATTCTACAATCATCAGAGCAGGATGTATGAAACAAGAAAATACACAGAGGACATGGAGGTGACAGGCATGATAGGTAACGTATGCAGGATCGATGAAAGGCTGATACTGCACATTCACGGGAACTTTGGAAGAAGAGACAATTCAGTGATAGGCGGACATGTCG encodes:
- a CDS encoding DUF296 domain-containing protein produces the protein MAKLYLVEKGNKIPESILDIAKREGITTARVECIGAVSEVELAFYNHQSRMYETRKYTEDMEVTGMIGNVCRIDERLILHIHGNFGRRDNSVIGGHVVSATADPFLEVVMTRTENEAFREYDRELNLNVIKRIT